In one Sphingobacterium daejeonense genomic region, the following are encoded:
- a CDS encoding efflux RND transporter permease subunit, producing the protein MLDNIIKFSIKNKIIIGIMTLVLIIWGVWSATKLPIDAVPDITNNQVQIFTSTPTLAGQEVERLVTFPIEQSIANIPDIEEIRSISRFGLSVITVVFKENVDIYFARQLINEKLGEASEDIPNGIGTPEMAPVSTGLGEVYQYIIHPKKGSEKKYSSMDLREMQDWIVARQLYGTPGVAEVNSFGGQLKQYEVAVHPDQLRAMGVSVPEIFDALEKNNQNTGGAYIDKKPNAYFIRGIGLVSSLEDVGNIPVKTDGLVPIFIKDVADVRLGSAVRYGALTYNGEVDAVGGVVMMLKGENSNEVVNRIKEKLPTIQKTLPEDVVIEPYLDRTDLIDRAISTVEKNLIEGALIVIFVLVLFLGNLRAGLIVASAIPLSLLFALGMMNVFGVSANLMSLGAIDFGLIVDGAVIVVEATLHHLGLRKSTHKLSQKEMDQEVFDSASKIRTQAAFGEIIILIVYIPILTLVGVEGKMFTPMAKTVGFAIFGALILSLTYIPMMCALFLPREGHDKKTFSDKFIEKLHDIYSPLLDKAIRIKYIIVSIAVAIFLFTIFIFSRMGGEFIPQLQEGDYAFHCILPPGTSLSQSIETSMQASRIIKQFEEVKMVVGKTGSAEVPTDPHAP; encoded by the coding sequence GTGCTAGATAATATTATAAAATTTAGTATCAAGAACAAGATCATTATAGGCATAATGACCTTGGTACTAATTATTTGGGGAGTTTGGTCAGCAACTAAGCTTCCGATAGATGCCGTTCCTGATATTACCAATAATCAGGTGCAGATTTTTACAAGTACACCAACTTTAGCGGGTCAAGAAGTTGAGCGGTTGGTTACTTTTCCCATAGAACAGAGTATTGCTAATATACCTGATATCGAAGAAATCCGTTCTATTTCTAGATTTGGACTTTCTGTAATTACCGTAGTTTTCAAAGAAAATGTTGATATATATTTTGCTCGTCAATTAATCAACGAAAAATTAGGTGAAGCTTCCGAGGACATTCCTAACGGAATCGGAACTCCTGAAATGGCGCCAGTAAGTACCGGCCTTGGCGAAGTATACCAATATATTATACATCCAAAAAAAGGCAGTGAGAAGAAATACAGCTCCATGGATTTGCGGGAGATGCAAGATTGGATTGTGGCCAGACAACTTTATGGCACTCCTGGTGTCGCCGAAGTGAATAGTTTTGGGGGCCAACTAAAACAATATGAAGTCGCTGTTCATCCAGATCAATTAAGAGCAATGGGCGTAAGTGTTCCCGAGATATTCGATGCTCTGGAAAAGAACAACCAAAATACGGGTGGAGCCTATATCGATAAAAAACCAAATGCATATTTCATTCGGGGAATTGGCTTAGTTAGTTCCTTAGAAGATGTTGGCAATATTCCTGTTAAAACCGATGGTCTGGTTCCAATATTTATCAAAGACGTGGCAGATGTCAGGTTGGGTAGTGCTGTTCGTTATGGCGCTTTGACATACAATGGTGAAGTTGATGCTGTAGGAGGTGTTGTTATGATGTTAAAGGGAGAAAACAGCAATGAAGTTGTAAACCGCATCAAGGAAAAACTACCTACCATTCAAAAAACATTGCCTGAAGATGTTGTCATCGAGCCCTATTTGGATCGGACAGACCTTATTGACAGAGCAATTAGTACTGTTGAAAAGAATCTAATTGAAGGTGCTTTAATTGTTATTTTTGTGTTGGTTCTTTTCTTAGGAAATCTTAGAGCGGGGCTCATTGTTGCATCAGCCATTCCCCTATCCTTGCTGTTTGCACTGGGCATGATGAATGTATTTGGTGTGAGTGCTAACCTAATGAGTTTGGGTGCAATAGATTTTGGATTGATTGTAGATGGTGCTGTAATTGTTGTGGAAGCGACCTTACATCACCTTGGACTTCGTAAATCCACACACAAATTGAGTCAAAAAGAAATGGATCAAGAAGTATTTGATTCGGCTTCAAAAATAAGAACACAGGCTGCCTTCGGTGAAATAATCATTCTAATCGTATATATCCCCATCTTAACTCTGGTTGGTGTTGAAGGAAAAATGTTTACTCCTATGGCTAAAACAGTGGGTTTTGCAATCTTTGGAGCACTTATCCTTTCATTGACTTATATCCCAATGATGTGCGCTCTTTTCTTGCCTAGGGAAGGTCATGATAAGAAAACATTCAGTGATAAATTCATCGAAAAATTACATGATATATATTCACCATTGTTGGACAAGGCCATTCGTATTAAATATATTATTGTTTCCATTGCTGTAGCAATATTCTTATTTACCATTTTTATTTTCAGCAGAATGGGCGGAGAATTTATTCCTCAACTTCAAGAAGGGGATTATGCATTTCACTGTATACTTCCACCAGGTACATCTTTGAGCCAAAGTATTGAAACTTCAATGCAAGCTTCCAGAATTATCAAACAATTTGAAGAAGTAAAAATGGTAGTTGGAAAAACAGGCTCTGCTGAAGTTCCAACAGACCCCCATGCCCCCTGA
- a CDS encoding response regulator, with protein MMKVMLVDDDPIFTFLFQKLLEQYPDVDLEFENFPDGYNAVEFFRENKNNKISYPEVLFIDINMPLMNGWELIKAINEENLFGNEKVKMYIISSSISKADFNNSKQQINSIEYLTKPISHQQLFSALNKTIHRIS; from the coding sequence ATGATGAAAGTTATGTTGGTTGATGACGATCCTATTTTTACATTTTTGTTTCAGAAGTTATTGGAACAATATCCTGATGTTGATTTAGAATTCGAAAATTTTCCAGACGGATATAATGCTGTGGAATTCTTTAGAGAAAATAAAAACAATAAAATTAGTTATCCTGAAGTACTTTTTATAGACATCAATATGCCTTTAATGAATGGCTGGGAATTGATTAAAGCCATCAATGAAGAAAATCTTTTCGGGAATGAAAAAGTTAAAATGTACATTATTTCTTCTTCCATAAGCAAAGCTGACTTTAATAACAGCAAACAACAAATAAATTCAATTGAATATTTAACTAAACCCATTTCCCATCAACAACTATTTAGTGCCCTGAACAAAACAATACATAGGATTTCTTAA
- a CDS encoding efflux RND transporter permease subunit translates to MMVILKPQEEWTTGRSYEELGNAIMDKLQVIPGVFFEKNQPIQMRFNELMTGIRQDVAVKIFGENLDSLMIYADQVNSVIQSVEGTTAPQVEQVTGLPQINIKYDRVRMANYGLTIQDVNDMVSTAFAGKSSGLVYEMKEGSILSYGCMMSIGITLMMLVNY, encoded by the coding sequence ATGATGGTAATATTAAAACCTCAAGAGGAATGGACAACGGGTAGGTCGTATGAAGAATTAGGGAATGCAATAATGGACAAACTTCAAGTTATTCCGGGGGTATTCTTCGAAAAAAATCAACCTATTCAAATGAGGTTTAATGAATTGATGACAGGAATACGTCAGGATGTTGCCGTCAAAATATTTGGTGAAAATCTGGACAGTTTAATGATTTATGCAGATCAAGTAAACTCTGTAATCCAGTCTGTAGAAGGTACCACCGCACCACAAGTAGAACAGGTAACTGGACTTCCGCAAATCAATATAAAATATGACCGCGTCAGGATGGCAAATTATGGCCTTACCATACAAGATGTAAATGACATGGTCAGTACAGCGTTTGCTGGTAAAAGTTCGGGTTTGGTATATGAAATGAAAGAAGGTTCGATCTTGTCGTACGGTTGCATGATGAGCATAGGAATAACATTGATGATGTTAGTGAATTATTAA
- a CDS encoding methyltransferase domain-containing protein, with amino-acid sequence MQKYVDRSQQSSDKIFDSRTLQNDFKTIVPIIKPGLRVLDVGCGTGAISKDIAELVGNEGVVIGIDNTLDFIDSGKKSYSSYKNLDLQHADLMNYETELKFDLIVSARTFQWLSNPTFAISKLKSFLADGGTLSILDYNHEEIAWKPNIPSSMLEFYNKWLEWRKDAGMNNRMAEDLSTLFEKAGLKNIEVRNSNEFYSCENSNFTDKIGIWKKVASSTQLVKDGYVSESLRTRAIQDYQNWIETEADSMLMVLKEVRGQNL; translated from the coding sequence ATGCAAAAATACGTAGATCGTTCGCAACAATCATCGGACAAAATCTTTGATAGTAGGACATTGCAGAATGATTTTAAGACAATTGTACCAATTATAAAACCTGGATTAAGAGTTCTCGATGTAGGCTGCGGCACAGGAGCAATCAGCAAAGATATAGCAGAGTTAGTTGGAAATGAGGGAGTGGTCATTGGGATAGATAATACTTTAGATTTTATTGATAGCGGAAAAAAATCTTATTCAAGTTATAAAAATTTAGACCTACAACATGCTGATCTAATGAATTATGAGACTGAATTAAAATTTGATCTGATAGTCTCTGCAAGAACTTTTCAATGGTTATCAAACCCAACATTTGCAATTTCTAAATTGAAAAGTTTCTTAGCTGATGGTGGAACACTTTCTATTCTAGATTATAATCATGAAGAAATAGCGTGGAAGCCCAATATTCCTTCAAGTATGCTGGAGTTTTATAATAAATGGTTGGAATGGCGAAAGGATGCCGGAATGAATAATAGAATGGCAGAGGATCTTTCAACATTGTTTGAAAAAGCAGGTTTGAAAAACATTGAAGTGAGAAATTCTAATGAATTTTATAGTTGTGAAAACTCCAACTTCACTGATAAAATAGGAATTTGGAAAAAAGTTGCTAGTTCAACTCAATTAGTAAAAGATGGATATGTTTCAGAGTCACTAAGAACTAGAGCAATTCAGGACTACCAAAATTGGATTGAGACCGAAGCTGATTCTATGTTGATGGTTTTGAAAGAGGTTAGAGGGCAAAATTTGTGA
- a CDS encoding efflux RND transporter permease subunit yields the protein MHDEHRNNIDDVSELLIPTRDHQQIPLSQVAQIDFSVGPAQISREEGKRRIVVGFNVSGRDVQSVVEEIQNKLNGQVKLPSGYYFTYGGQFENLQMASARLMIAVPISLFLIFLLLYFTFHSFKQALLIFTAIPMSAIGGVFALLIRDMPFSISAGVGFIALFGVAVLNGIVLIGKFNQLEKEGVTDIIKRVKEGTEVRLRPVLMTATVASLGFFLWQSALVLVRRFKNFGNCSDWRINNSYCFNIVRPSIIVYHFQLKTKLQE from the coding sequence TTGCATGATGAGCATAGGAATAACATTGATGATGTTAGTGAATTATTAATTCCTACAAGGGACCATCAACAGATTCCTCTGTCACAGGTGGCACAGATAGATTTCAGCGTTGGGCCAGCACAGATAAGTCGGGAAGAAGGAAAAAGAAGAATTGTTGTAGGATTCAATGTTTCAGGACGAGATGTACAGTCCGTAGTGGAAGAGATTCAAAATAAACTCAATGGACAGGTGAAACTTCCTTCAGGGTATTACTTTACTTATGGAGGACAATTTGAAAACCTTCAAATGGCAAGTGCAAGGTTAATGATAGCAGTTCCCATTTCTTTGTTCCTGATATTCTTGTTATTATACTTCACATTCCATTCCTTCAAACAGGCATTATTAATTTTTACGGCAATTCCAATGAGTGCCATTGGTGGTGTATTTGCTCTTTTAATACGCGACATGCCTTTCAGTATAAGTGCAGGAGTTGGTTTCATCGCCTTATTCGGTGTAGCGGTATTAAATGGAATTGTATTGATAGGTAAATTCAATCAATTGGAAAAAGAAGGAGTAACGGACATTATTAAAAGAGTTAAAGAAGGTACAGAAGTTAGGTTGCGGCCGGTTTTAATGACTGCTACAGTGGCTTCATTGGGTTTCTTCCTATGGCAATCAGCACTAGTGCTGGTGCGGAGGTTCAAAAACTTTGGCAACTGTAGTGATTGGAGGATTAACAACAGCTACTGTTTTAACATTGTTCGTCCTTCCATTATTGTATATCATTTTCAACTCAAAACTAAACTTCAAGAGTAG
- a CDS encoding PAS domain-containing protein: protein METLQKLDEIIQLKQKIKDFDSLVESIDDIIFEVSRDGVILNCWTSDPKLLFYDKEHFINKTIHEIFPSELATSFSYILEKSFKKKKGYVIKYKSPFYENPEQLYRLQTKIIGNRDDKLTAVVTNITREQKLLSKIQLKEEKFNRAFQNSSIGMLLLDRSLNVIEYNLALQKILGYTDVEEMLARKVPEFIHESHSDNVQAAV, encoded by the coding sequence ATGGAAACGCTCCAGAAGCTTGATGAAATCATCCAGCTAAAACAGAAGATCAAGGATTTTGATTCCTTAGTAGAATCAATTGATGATATTATTTTTGAGGTCAGTCGGGATGGAGTAATTTTAAATTGCTGGACATCTGATCCCAAGCTATTGTTTTATGACAAGGAACATTTCATAAATAAGACTATCCATGAAATATTCCCTTCTGAATTAGCAACTTCTTTCAGCTATATCTTAGAGAAATCATTCAAAAAGAAAAAAGGCTATGTCATAAAATATAAATCTCCATTTTATGAAAACCCGGAACAGTTATATAGGCTACAAACTAAAATCATCGGAAATAGAGACGATAAACTTACTGCCGTAGTGACCAATATTACTCGGGAGCAGAAGCTATTGTCCAAAATTCAGTTAAAGGAAGAAAAATTCAATCGAGCATTCCAAAATTCATCCATTGGTATGCTCTTGCTAGATCGATCTCTCAATGTAATAGAATATAATCTCGCTCTTCAGAAAATTTTAGGCTATACTGATGTTGAGGAGATGTTAGCGCGTAAAGTCCCTGAATTCATCCATGAAAGTCATTCAGATAATGTTCAAGCGGCCGTTTGA
- a CDS encoding response regulator, producing the protein MNSENKINVLYLDDEENNLFSFKATFRIKYNVFIASKGAEALDIIRDNEIHVIITDQRMPEMTGVEFLEEVIKIKPEPIRILLTGYTDMAAVVDAINKGKIFHYLNKPWKEEEISETVSRAFEIYEKKKNIIDQNSQLEISNEQLEFLLRQKLLS; encoded by the coding sequence ATGAATTCAGAAAATAAAATAAACGTGTTGTATTTGGATGATGAAGAGAACAATTTATTTTCTTTTAAAGCCACCTTTAGGATTAAGTATAATGTCTTTATAGCATCAAAGGGTGCTGAAGCATTAGATATCATTCGTGATAATGAAATCCATGTCATTATTACGGACCAAAGAATGCCTGAAATGACAGGTGTCGAATTTTTGGAGGAGGTGATAAAAATAAAACCTGAACCCATCAGAATTCTTTTAACAGGATATACTGATATGGCTGCTGTAGTAGATGCCATCAATAAAGGCAAGATATTTCATTACCTTAACAAGCCTTGGAAGGAGGAAGAAATAAGCGAAACTGTGAGCCGAGCCTTTGAAATTTACGAAAAGAAGAAAAATATCATTGACCAGAATTCACAGCTCGAAATTTCCAACGAACAATTGGAGTTTCTTTTACGCCAGAAACTATTGTCTTAA
- a CDS encoding ThiF family adenylyltransferase, whose amino-acid sequence MEELGEWVYYPWRKTLVHILSREHYIEVRTNRNKQKITQQEQELLSTKTIGVIGLSVGQSVALCIAMERICGKLKLADFDTVDLSNLNRLRAGVIDLGMPKVVLAAREIAEIDPYIDVEIYPEGIKAENYNDFLIGSAKLDLLVEVCDSFEVKVESRLKARENRIPVIMETNDRGMLDVERFDLDSSMDIFHGLAGDLSMEKVKNLDPVSKMGMLMKIVNADHLSDRMKSSLPEIGKTLKSWPQLASEVVLGGAVVAWASRKLLLNKEIPSGRYYIDLEKIIS is encoded by the coding sequence ATGGAAGAATTAGGGGAGTGGGTCTACTATCCATGGCGCAAAACATTAGTACACATCCTAAGCCGTGAACATTATATCGAAGTTCGAACAAATCGGAATAAGCAGAAAATAACTCAACAGGAACAAGAGTTGCTTTCTACTAAAACTATTGGAGTCATTGGGCTTTCAGTTGGGCAATCTGTCGCGCTATGTATTGCTATGGAAAGAATATGTGGGAAATTAAAACTCGCGGATTTTGATACAGTAGATTTGAGCAATCTCAACAGACTTCGTGCAGGTGTCATTGATTTGGGGATGCCAAAGGTAGTTTTAGCCGCTCGAGAAATTGCCGAGATTGATCCTTATATAGATGTAGAAATTTATCCGGAAGGTATAAAAGCAGAAAATTATAATGATTTCCTTATCGGTTCTGCAAAATTGGATTTGTTGGTTGAGGTTTGTGATAGCTTCGAAGTAAAGGTTGAAAGTAGATTAAAAGCTAGAGAAAATAGGATTCCGGTGATTATGGAAACAAATGATAGAGGTATGTTGGACGTGGAAAGATTTGATCTAGATTCTTCAATGGACATATTTCACGGTTTAGCAGGAGATCTTTCAATGGAAAAGGTTAAAAATTTAGACCCTGTTTCAAAGATGGGAATGTTAATGAAAATTGTTAATGCAGATCATTTATCTGATCGGATGAAATCTTCTTTGCCCGAAATTGGTAAAACATTAAAATCATGGCCTCAATTAGCGTCTGAAGTTGTTTTGGGAGGAGCAGTTGTGGCTTGGGCCTCTAGGAAATTATTGCTCAATAAGGAAATTCCATCCGGTCGGTATTACATTGACCTGGAAAAAATTATTAGTTAA
- a CDS encoding helix-turn-helix domain-containing protein, which produces MEKNKINADEFVEKFMDGSLKHLTYIQTPIKIFPLRDIAPYLKTPIPPIFFGYNLLIYINKGYFRHQIESTSFMVQAPAVLISNYGNISAIDSVDKSAQGYCILIKEQAMTSLFREQEILNIFTISPLINLNTVDNSELNTLFDLLYQEIYTQKPYKEYYESIFKTAMLKIIKISDSNKSLARRQEIAIAFKQLVHLHYGTEKSVNFYADKLAVSVNYLNRCVSSVFKKTSKQLILEVAIIHSQLLLLETNKSVASIAYELEFDDPSYFTRLFKKIVGISPTEYRKTVN; this is translated from the coding sequence ATGGAAAAGAATAAAATCAATGCGGATGAGTTTGTAGAAAAGTTTATGGACGGAAGTCTGAAACATTTGACTTATATCCAGACTCCGATAAAGATTTTTCCATTGCGGGATATTGCACCTTATCTTAAGACACCGATACCTCCCATTTTCTTCGGATATAATTTATTGATCTATATAAATAAGGGATATTTCAGGCATCAGATAGAATCAACCTCTTTTATGGTTCAAGCACCCGCAGTCCTGATTTCAAATTATGGAAATATTTCTGCCATTGATTCAGTTGACAAATCCGCTCAAGGCTATTGCATACTCATAAAAGAACAGGCAATGACCTCGCTTTTCCGGGAACAAGAAATTTTGAATATTTTCACCATTTCTCCTTTGATTAATCTGAATACAGTTGATAATTCTGAATTGAATACTTTATTTGATTTACTGTACCAAGAGATCTATACGCAAAAGCCGTATAAAGAATACTATGAAAGTATCTTTAAAACAGCTATGCTTAAAATCATTAAGATTTCAGATTCAAATAAATCATTAGCAAGACGTCAAGAAATCGCAATTGCCTTTAAACAGTTGGTTCACCTGCATTATGGAACCGAAAAATCCGTGAATTTCTATGCAGATAAACTAGCAGTCTCTGTCAATTATTTAAATAGGTGTGTGTCTTCTGTTTTTAAAAAGACATCAAAGCAGCTTATATTGGAAGTTGCAATCATTCATAGTCAATTGCTATTGTTGGAAACAAATAAAAGCGTAGCCTCAATTGCATACGAATTGGAGTTTGATGATCCTTCTTATTTCACCAGGCTTTTCAAAAAAATCGTGGGTATTTCTCCAACGGAATATCGAAAAACAGTTAATTAA
- a CDS encoding sensor histidine kinase translates to MFILKDGAVIKKFQDVQQHPEWFVPSKSEVPNLGSVRSPQWIKFIVVNDSDEDKVIVNLSHPNLDIVKFYSVVNSEIDSVKYAVGSSYVDREYNHQFYLFDLNLKKGERAECYLQIKNETQVIVPISLHSQKGLFKTLQQEDILSAIYIGLMLSMLLYNAFLYFSTKEKHYLTYVNYIFWVFVAQMAVLGLFERVFHIRSEWLSSRILTFSGAMSGITAILFVKSFLHTAVDAKNFNRLLNVFLFFYLIAIILLIIGYILPAYRIVNLVAGGGAAIVLLLAFELSRKKYSQTKFFLFAWCVFLISVLVFVLKDYGVLPTNVFTTRSVQIGSVIEALLLSFALADKINTYRKEMLDLQVRELAISQENEKLIREQNVVLEQKVKERTEELQESNKSLSLTLENLKDAQAQLVESEKMASLGQLTAGVAHEINNPINFVTSNVSPLRRDVGILWNIIDEMEAIALNPDIDLSEKEQRILALKKQHDVGYLNSEINFLLKGIQEGAERTAEIVKSLRIFSRIDEDILKEADLNEGLDSTLVILNSMTKERIEVVKRYEDIPLVESYAGKVNQVFMNVLSNAIYAVEKKFNGNPGGELVIETKLNEDKSKVKIIINDNGVGIPEEIKNRIFEPFFTTKEVGEGTGLGMSIAYKTIDKHNGKILVESEVGIGTSFTIILPIRQHVKN, encoded by the coding sequence TTGTTTATCCTAAAAGATGGCGCTGTCATAAAAAAATTCCAAGATGTTCAGCAACATCCAGAATGGTTTGTACCTAGTAAATCTGAAGTTCCCAATTTGGGGAGTGTGCGATCGCCACAATGGATAAAATTTATCGTGGTCAATGATTCAGATGAGGATAAGGTAATAGTTAATTTGTCACATCCAAATCTGGATATAGTGAAATTTTATTCTGTTGTAAATTCTGAGATAGACAGTGTAAAGTATGCAGTTGGATCATCTTATGTAGATCGGGAATATAATCATCAGTTTTATTTGTTTGATTTGAACCTTAAGAAAGGTGAGCGGGCGGAATGTTACCTACAGATAAAAAATGAAACCCAAGTTATAGTCCCAATTTCATTACATTCTCAAAAAGGATTATTTAAAACCTTACAGCAAGAGGATATTTTATCGGCTATTTATATTGGCCTAATGCTATCTATGCTGCTGTACAATGCCTTTTTATATTTTTCAACCAAAGAGAAACATTATTTAACCTATGTAAATTATATTTTTTGGGTTTTTGTTGCCCAAATGGCGGTCTTAGGATTATTTGAACGTGTTTTTCATATTAGAAGTGAATGGTTATCAAGTCGAATATTAACATTTTCAGGGGCAATGTCAGGGATTACAGCCATATTATTTGTAAAATCATTTCTGCATACCGCTGTAGATGCTAAAAACTTCAATAGATTGTTGAATGTCTTTTTGTTTTTTTATTTGATTGCTATCATTCTCTTAATCATTGGATATATTCTTCCTGCGTATCGTATAGTCAATTTAGTAGCAGGTGGAGGCGCAGCTATTGTATTGCTTTTGGCATTTGAGCTCTCAAGAAAAAAATATAGTCAGACCAAATTTTTCTTGTTTGCGTGGTGTGTTTTTCTTATCAGTGTCTTGGTTTTTGTGTTGAAAGATTACGGTGTGCTGCCTACAAACGTTTTCACTACACGTTCTGTCCAAATAGGCTCTGTTATTGAAGCATTACTGCTATCTTTTGCTTTAGCTGACAAAATAAATACTTATCGAAAAGAAATGTTAGATCTTCAGGTCAGAGAGCTCGCAATTTCTCAAGAAAACGAAAAATTGATCCGAGAACAGAATGTTGTATTGGAACAAAAAGTAAAGGAAAGAACCGAGGAACTTCAAGAATCTAATAAATCTTTAAGCTTAACTCTTGAGAATTTAAAAGACGCGCAAGCGCAGTTAGTGGAGTCTGAAAAAATGGCTTCCTTAGGACAACTGACTGCAGGTGTCGCTCATGAGATAAATAACCCGATAAATTTCGTTACCTCGAATGTTTCTCCTTTGCGAAGAGACGTGGGTATTCTATGGAATATTATAGATGAAATGGAAGCCATCGCTTTAAATCCAGATATAGATCTTTCTGAAAAAGAACAAAGAATTCTTGCTCTTAAAAAACAACATGACGTAGGATACTTGAATTCAGAAATCAACTTTCTGCTAAAGGGTATTCAAGAAGGAGCGGAGCGTACTGCAGAAATTGTCAAAAGCTTACGAATTTTCTCGAGGATTGATGAAGATATTTTGAAAGAAGCAGACCTAAATGAAGGTTTAGATTCTACACTTGTTATTTTGAACAGCATGACGAAGGAAAGAATTGAAGTTGTGAAAAGGTATGAGGACATTCCTTTAGTAGAGAGTTATGCCGGTAAGGTGAATCAGGTATTTATGAATGTGCTTTCAAATGCAATCTATGCAGTAGAGAAAAAATTTAACGGAAATCCAGGGGGTGAATTGGTGATTGAAACTAAACTGAATGAAGATAAGTCTAAAGTTAAAATTATTATAAATGATAATGGGGTGGGTATACCTGAGGAAATTAAAAATCGTATATTCGAACCTTTTTTTACTACCAAAGAAGTCGGAGAAGGCACTGGTCTAGGGATGTCAATCGCATACAAAACTATTGATAAGCATAATGGTAAGATTTTAGTCGAATCTGAAGTGGGAATAGGGACATCCTTCACCATTATTTTGCCAATCCGACAACACGTTAAAAACTAA
- a CDS encoding hybrid sensor histidine kinase/response regulator, with translation MDNNIEILYIDDEYNNLVGFKAALRMQYNIHIASNTTDAENILMTNPNIRIIFCDQKMPGENGIDFFSRIKKEYPRPIRILITAYADMDTVIDSINRGHIFRFIRKPWEEAEVISCIEEANKFFVTNSLLETRNMELQKAYEELDKFAYSVSHDLRDPLSGVLGAIRIALDFKSVEQVHEILFLMKASIVKLEDYINSLRDYYLLRRGELNLSKIDFNLLFEDILDFYKVYTQNSGIDFNIKVDQSKTFINDKSILELILHNLVSNAIKYQKIDSSDKRINLSVETHNGDVRILVSDNGIGIPKEAIQDIFRLFFRASDQAEGMGFGLYNVKTAIQKLKGKIEVESEIDNGSTFIVTIPSK, from the coding sequence ATGGATAATAATATTGAGATTTTATACATCGATGATGAATACAACAATTTAGTTGGTTTTAAAGCTGCTCTTAGGATGCAGTATAATATTCATATTGCTAGCAATACAACAGATGCTGAGAATATATTGATGACAAATCCGAACATCCGGATAATATTTTGTGATCAAAAAATGCCAGGTGAAAATGGGATAGATTTCTTCAGTAGGATAAAGAAAGAGTATCCAAGACCAATAAGAATTCTGATTACTGCTTATGCTGATATGGATACTGTTATTGATTCAATCAATAGAGGACATATATTTAGGTTTATCAGAAAACCATGGGAAGAGGCAGAAGTTATTTCATGTATTGAGGAAGCCAATAAGTTTTTTGTAACCAATTCTCTTCTTGAAACCCGGAATATGGAACTTCAAAAAGCTTACGAAGAATTGGATAAGTTTGCCTATAGTGTAAGCCATGATTTAAGAGACCCATTGTCTGGAGTATTAGGAGCTATTCGAATCGCACTCGACTTTAAAAGTGTTGAACAGGTTCACGAAATCTTATTTTTAATGAAAGCTTCCATTGTTAAATTGGAAGATTATATCAATAGCTTAAGAGATTATTATTTATTAAGAAGAGGAGAGCTGAACTTGTCAAAAATAGATTTCAATCTATTATTTGAGGACATTCTCGATTTTTATAAAGTTTATACTCAAAATAGTGGAATTGACTTCAATATTAAGGTAGATCAAAGCAAAACTTTTATAAATGATAAATCAATCTTAGAATTGATCCTTCACAATTTGGTGTCAAATGCCATAAAGTATCAGAAAATAGATTCTAGCGACAAGAGAATAAACCTGTCTGTAGAAACTCACAATGGAGATGTTAGAATATTAGTTTCTGATAATGGAATTGGTATTCCAAAAGAAGCAATCCAAGATATTTTCAGACTATTTTTCAGGGCTAGTGACCAAGCTGAGGGTATGGGGTTTGGACTTTATAATGTAAAAACCGCGATCCAAAAGTTGAAAGGGAAAATTGAAGTAGAATCAGAAATAGATAATGGTTCAACATTTATAGTCACCATACCATCGAAATAA